A genome region from Deinococcus sp. KNUC1210 includes the following:
- a CDS encoding polysaccharide deacetylase family protein, whose protein sequence is MRRALFGFVGGLALLLAVYIGLPYALVQRLNWGLLGRGSGKRREVALTFDDGPDPHTTPAVLEALEAAGVQATFFVLAPLAQAHPDLIARMRAQGHEVELHAQRHVHAWIRTPWARISTRYAARRHWQP, encoded by the coding sequence ATGAGGCGTGCTCTCTTCGGGTTCGTGGGGGGGCTGGCTCTGCTCCTGGCCGTGTATATCGGCCTGCCATATGCGCTGGTGCAGCGGCTGAACTGGGGGCTGCTGGGCCGGGGCAGCGGAAAGCGGCGCGAGGTGGCACTTACTTTCGACGACGGCCCCGACCCGCACACCACACCTGCCGTGCTGGAGGCGCTGGAGGCCGCCGGGGTGCAGGCGACCTTCTTCGTGCTGGCCCCGCTCGCACAGGCGCACCCCGACCTGATCGCCCGGATGCGCGCGCAGGGCCACGAGGTGGAGCTGCATGCCCAGCGGCACGTTCATGCCTGGATTCGCACGCCCTGGGCGCGTATTTCGACCCGCTACGCGGCGCGGCGGCACTGGCAGCCGTGA
- a CDS encoding glycosyltransferase, producing MLQALGNLGRQVQVLVLAGAGAVGVEHFGGAIIHRLGFTTDFPELLAASDLVVGKAGGLTVAESTTLGVPMIVFDPIPGQEEHNAEYLERGGAAVWVHELSGLRPAILRALDPQEHARMSAAARALSVPDAADRAARIILETLDQPV from the coding sequence GTGCTTCAGGCACTCGGCAATCTGGGACGGCAGGTGCAGGTGCTGGTGCTGGCGGGTGCAGGTGCGGTGGGCGTCGAGCACTTCGGAGGAGCAATCATTCACCGGCTGGGCTTTACCACCGATTTTCCCGAACTGCTGGCTGCCTCCGATCTGGTGGTGGGCAAGGCGGGCGGACTGACGGTGGCCGAGTCCACCACGCTGGGCGTGCCGATGATCGTCTTCGATCCGATTCCCGGTCAGGAGGAACACAATGCCGAGTATCTGGAACGCGGCGGCGCGGCGGTGTGGGTCCATGAGCTGTCGGGGCTGCGTCCTGCGATTCTGCGGGCGCTCGATCCGCAGGAACACGCCCGCATGAGTGCCGCAGCCAGGGCGCTGAGCGTGCCCGACGCGGCAGACCGGGCAGCGCGGATCATCCTGGAGACGCTCGACCAGCCGGTATGA
- a CDS encoding LptF/LptG family permease: MILTRYLTRELVPPLLAGTLLFTAILSFGYFFVSAQWLGGVPIGLVAKWLGYQIPDTLVKVFPMAVVLMVVVAFGRLSSERELVAIQSGGIGLARAARPVAVIAGIVALIAVWLSLWVAPRSNVEMRGLYWDALTKAGLTTLVGKQVDLGAGLSLYLGGYDPATHQLQGVRVERWDAGNPKVGTLIFADGGTFENNTLKLTGYSIYTLDYAKIPALSKTGAAGLGAAVQDVFTAVNLPDSPTSTLELDTGLSRKQTLAKYADAVGADAQGFPELITILTAPNQKAADRQEARRTLNRKLALPIGNLVLALAALPFALRFGRSLGVALGIALLIAVAYYLVFLVGITLSGTLPGLPEVGIWLANVVFAVMGLSLLRRS; this comes from the coding sequence ATGATTCTTACCCGCTACCTCACCCGCGAACTGGTGCCGCCGCTGCTGGCAGGCACGCTGCTGTTCACGGCGATTCTGTCGTTCGGCTATTTCTTCGTCAGCGCCCAGTGGCTGGGCGGCGTGCCGATAGGACTGGTGGCGAAGTGGCTGGGCTACCAGATTCCCGACACGCTGGTGAAGGTCTTTCCGATGGCAGTCGTGCTGATGGTGGTGGTGGCCTTCGGGCGGCTGTCGAGCGAGCGCGAACTGGTCGCCATTCAGTCGGGCGGCATCGGGTTGGCGCGGGCAGCGCGTCCGGTGGCGGTGATCGCGGGGATCGTGGCCCTGATCGCGGTGTGGCTGTCGCTGTGGGTGGCTCCGCGCAGCAACGTCGAGATGCGCGGGCTGTACTGGGACGCACTGACCAAGGCGGGCCTGACCACGCTGGTGGGCAAGCAGGTCGATCTGGGGGCGGGTCTGAGCCTGTATCTGGGCGGCTACGACCCGGCCACGCATCAGCTTCAGGGCGTGCGGGTCGAGCGCTGGGATGCGGGGAATCCGAAGGTCGGTACCCTGATTTTTGCCGACGGCGGCACCTTCGAGAACAACACGCTGAAGCTGACCGGCTATAGCATCTACACGCTCGATTACGCCAAGATTCCGGCGCTCAGCAAGACCGGTGCGGCGGGGCTGGGGGCGGCGGTGCAGGACGTGTTCACCGCTGTCAATCTGCCCGACTCGCCCACCAGTACGCTGGAACTCGATACCGGACTGAGCCGCAAGCAGACGCTCGCCAAATATGCCGACGCCGTGGGAGCCGACGCCCAGGGCTTTCCCGAACTCATCACCATCCTGACGGCCCCCAACCAGAAGGCTGCCGACCGCCAGGAAGCCCGCCGCACTCTCAACCGCAAGCTGGCGCTGCCTATCGGAAACCTGGTGCTGGCGCTGGCGGCGTTGCCGTTCGCGCTTCGTTTCGGGCGCTCGCTGGGGGTGGCGCTGGGGATCGCGTTGCTGATCGCGGTGGCGTATTACCTGGTGTTTCTGGTGGGCATCACGCTGTCGGGCACGCTGCCGGGCCTGCCGGAAGTGGGTATCTGGCTTGCCAACGTGGTGTTCGCGGTGATGGGCCTGTCGCTGCTCAGGCGAAGCTGA
- the fabZ gene encoding 3-hydroxyacyl-ACP dehydratase FabZ gives MTNPTYPLNIQQILETLPHRFPFVMVDRVLSAGDGVVHAIKNVSAGEPHFQGHFPQEPVMPGVLIIEALAQASMFCLPLPAGTIGYLAGIEGARFKRKVIPGDTLHLHIKLDYFRRGLGKTICRAEVDGEVAAQAEILFAVGK, from the coding sequence ATGACCAATCCAACGTATCCCCTGAATATTCAGCAGATCCTCGAAACCCTGCCGCACCGCTTCCCGTTCGTGATGGTGGACAGGGTGTTGAGCGCGGGCGACGGTGTCGTTCACGCCATCAAAAACGTCTCGGCAGGAGAGCCGCACTTTCAGGGCCACTTTCCACAGGAACCGGTCATGCCGGGCGTGCTGATCATCGAGGCGTTGGCGCAGGCCAGCATGTTCTGTCTGCCACTGCCAGCGGGCACCATCGGCTATCTGGCGGGCATCGAGGGAGCCAGATTCAAGCGCAAGGTGATTCCCGGCGACACGCTGCATCTGCATATCAAGCTGGATTACTTCCGGCGGGGCCTGGGCAAAACCATCTGCCGCGCCGAGGTAGACGGCGAAGTGGCGGCGCAGGCGGAGATTCTGTTCGCCGTCGGGAAATGA
- a CDS encoding rod shape-determining protein, which yields MRFSEDIGIDLGTATFLIYSKNRGLILQEPSVIAMTRDTREVMAVGEEAYRMLGRTPGNIVAVRPIKDGVIADEGLTEKMITMFLQKVRGGAGRLLGFGPQLMVGVPSGVSDVERRAVLRAALNSGAKRSFLIEEPMAAAIGAGLKIAEPVGSMVVDIGGGSTDIAVISLGGIVVSESLRVAGNEFDESIIRFVRRAHNVMIGERTAEEIKVKVGAALLVHPEDNLIAEVRGRDLINGLPKTISLESKDVVSALEEPVMKIVEGVKRVLEITPPELVSDIIDRGIVMTGGGSLLRNFDETLRRATGIPVAVAENAIEAVAVGTGMALEMINSNLRHHLISSDNYLKR from the coding sequence GTGAGATTTTCAGAAGACATCGGCATTGACCTCGGAACGGCGACGTTCCTCATCTACAGCAAAAACCGTGGCCTGATCTTGCAGGAGCCGAGCGTCATCGCTATGACCCGCGATACCCGCGAGGTGATGGCGGTCGGCGAAGAAGCGTACCGCATGCTGGGGCGCACGCCCGGCAATATCGTGGCTGTGCGGCCCATCAAGGACGGCGTGATTGCCGACGAGGGCCTGACCGAAAAGATGATCACCATGTTCCTCCAGAAAGTGCGCGGCGGAGCAGGGCGGCTGCTGGGCTTCGGGCCTCAGCTCATGGTGGGCGTTCCCAGCGGCGTCAGCGACGTGGAGCGCCGCGCGGTGCTGCGGGCCGCCCTGAACTCCGGCGCCAAGCGCTCGTTTCTGATCGAGGAACCGATGGCGGCGGCAATCGGCGCGGGTCTGAAGATCGCGGAGCCGGTGGGCAGCATGGTGGTCGATATCGGCGGCGGCAGCACCGACATCGCGGTGATTTCACTGGGCGGCATCGTGGTGAGCGAGTCGCTGCGGGTGGCGGGCAACGAGTTCGACGAGAGCATCATCCGCTTCGTGCGCCGCGCCCATAACGTCATGATCGGTGAGCGCACCGCCGAGGAAATCAAGGTCAAGGTGGGGGCCGCGCTGCTGGTCCACCCGGAAGACAACCTGATTGCCGAGGTGCGCGGGCGCGACCTGATCAACGGTCTGCCCAAGACCATCTCGCTGGAGAGCAAGGACGTGGTCTCGGCGCTCGAAGAGCCGGTGATGAAGATCGTGGAGGGCGTGAAGCGCGTGCTGGAAATCACGCCGCCCGAACTGGTCAGCGACATCATCGACAGAGGCATCGTGATGACCGGCGGCGGCAGCCTGCTGCGTAATTTCGACGAGACGCTGCGCCGCGCCACGGGTATTCCGGTGGCCGTGGCAGAAAACGCCATCGAAGCGGTGGCGGTGGGCACCGGCATGGCGCTGGAAATGATCAATTCCAACCTGCGCCATCACCTGATCAGCAGCGACAATTATCTGAAGCGGTAA
- a CDS encoding DUF1349 domain-containing protein: MWTTAPVRVDSSGKTLRVLTAPSTDFWRVTHYGFIRDNGHFLPQTVQGDFLAEIEVRGAYRGQYDQAGLMLRLDETVWLKCGVEYVEGRQHLSAVVTNGHSDWSVTPLASFPASFRLRLQRRGQTVEVQAALSEDGQVFSAFQMLRLAWLPLPDTVQVGPMCASPDGQGFEVTFSGFRVSALE, from the coding sequence ATGTGGACAACCGCGCCCGTCCGTGTTGACAGCTCCGGCAAGACTCTCCGCGTTCTGACCGCGCCTTCCACCGATTTCTGGCGCGTCACGCATTACGGTTTTATCCGCGACAACGGCCATTTCCTGCCGCAGACCGTGCAGGGCGATTTCCTGGCCGAGATCGAGGTGCGCGGCGCTTACCGCGGCCAGTACGATCAGGCGGGGCTGATGCTGCGTCTGGATGAAACGGTGTGGCTGAAATGCGGTGTGGAATATGTCGAGGGTCGGCAGCACCTCAGCGCAGTGGTCACGAACGGGCACTCCGATTGGTCGGTCACGCCGCTTGCCAGTTTTCCCGCCAGTTTCCGGCTGCGGCTTCAGCGGCGCGGGCAGACGGTCGAGGTGCAGGCGGCGCTCAGCGAGGACGGGCAGGTGTTCAGCGCCTTCCAGATGCTGCGGCTGGCGTGGCTGCCCCTGCCCGATACGGTGCAGGTCGGCCCGATGTGCGCCTCGCCAGATGGTCAGGGATTCGAGGTGACCTTCAGCGGCTTCCGGGTGAGTGCTCTGGAATAG
- a CDS encoding MFS transporter → MLSMLIIAFESLAVATVLPQVAEHLNGLKLYGWSFSAFFMGFMVSTVALGGLADRIGPARPYLLSALCFGLGLTIAGLAPTMAVFILGRAVQGFGGGGVVAVAYLAINKGFPDELRARVLALMSSAWVLPGLIGPALASALAALLSWRGVFLGLLPLLGLAALLTLPALRRMPASGTPVDRSRLIAVTLAALGVALGLAALGQHRLLPGLLLGVLGTALALPALGRLYGRNAYRVPSPLEAGFAVRLCLTFGFFGAEALLPLSLQRLRGLGLLESGLALTAAALVWSLCSFLHSRLDERTAGRYRSQVVRAGSLVIALSLLLSGWLLHSTLPVWTVGLAWALGGAGMGFAFQAHTLVVLKQAPEGQEGQVSGNLQLADMLGSALGAGLGGALVGLLGVSSGSGWYLSAGTLAVMGAVLVAGKLRRTP, encoded by the coding sequence ATGCTCTCGATGCTGATCATCGCCTTCGAGAGTCTGGCAGTGGCGACGGTACTGCCGCAGGTGGCCGAGCACCTGAACGGTCTGAAACTGTATGGCTGGTCGTTCAGCGCCTTCTTCATGGGCTTCATGGTCTCGACGGTGGCGCTGGGCGGCCTGGCTGACCGCATCGGCCCGGCCCGGCCTTACCTGCTGTCGGCGCTGTGTTTCGGCCTGGGCCTGACCATCGCGGGCCTGGCTCCCACGATGGCGGTCTTCATTCTGGGCCGCGCCGTGCAGGGCTTCGGGGGCGGCGGCGTGGTGGCGGTGGCCTATCTGGCGATCAACAAGGGCTTTCCCGACGAACTCCGCGCCCGCGTGCTGGCCCTGATGTCGAGCGCCTGGGTGCTTCCCGGCCTGATCGGGCCAGCACTCGCCAGCGCCCTGGCGGCCCTGCTGTCGTGGCGCGGCGTGTTCCTGGGTCTGCTGCCCCTGCTGGGGCTGGCGGCGCTGCTGACGCTGCCAGCCCTGCGCCGTATGCCCGCTTCCGGCACCCCCGTCGACCGCTCCCGCCTGATCGCCGTGACGCTGGCAGCGCTGGGTGTGGCGCTGGGGCTGGCGGCCCTGGGACAGCACCGCCTGCTGCCAGGGCTGCTGCTGGGCGTGCTGGGAACAGCGCTGGCGCTCCCCGCACTGGGCAGGCTGTACGGCAGGAACGCCTACAGAGTGCCGTCACCGCTGGAAGCGGGGTTCGCGGTGCGCCTGTGCCTGACGTTCGGGTTCTTCGGGGCCGAGGCCCTGCTGCCCCTCAGCCTGCAACGTCTGCGCGGGCTGGGCCTGCTGGAATCGGGACTGGCACTGACGGCGGCGGCGCTGGTGTGGTCGCTGTGCTCGTTCCTGCACTCGCGCCTCGATGAGCGCACGGCGGGGCGCTACCGCTCGCAGGTGGTGCGGGCAGGCTCACTGGTGATCGCCCTGAGCCTGCTGCTGAGCGGCTGGCTGCTGCACTCCACACTGCCCGTCTGGACGGTGGGGCTGGCCTGGGCCCTGGGCGGTGCGGGCATGGGCTTCGCATTCCAGGCACATACGCTGGTGGTTCTCAAGCAGGCCCCCGAAGGGCAGGAGGGGCAGGTCAGCGGTAACCTTCAGCTGGCAGACATGCTGGGCAGCGCCCTGGGGGCAGGGCTGGGCGGGGCACTGGTGGGCCTGCTGGGCGTGAGCAGTGGCAGCGGCTGGTATCTGAGTGCGGGAACCCTGGCGGTCATGGGAGCGGTGCTGGTGGCGGGAAAGCTGCGCCGCACCCCCTGA
- a CDS encoding arsenate reductase ArsC: protein MLVLILCTHNSARSQMGEGWLRYHASALGLKLDIVSAGTAATRVQPEAVQVMAELGIDLTLQTSKALSDLPRPLEFDAVITVSATAAEHAPEFPPHTVRRHYPFEDPSGGTLDRWGELRRQINVQMQQVAQALATGQALPPSRTHAEPLSMVKAG, encoded by the coding sequence ATGCTCGTCCTGATTCTCTGCACCCACAACAGCGCCCGCTCGCAGATGGGCGAAGGCTGGCTGCGCTACCACGCGTCGGCGCTGGGTCTGAAGCTCGATATCGTGAGCGCCGGAACCGCTGCCACCCGCGTGCAGCCGGAAGCCGTCCAGGTGATGGCCGAACTGGGCATCGACCTGACGCTTCAGACCTCCAAGGCGCTCAGCGATCTGCCGCGCCCGCTGGAATTCGACGCTGTCATCACGGTGTCGGCCACCGCCGCCGAACACGCCCCGGAGTTTCCGCCCCACACGGTACGGCGACATTACCCCTTCGAAGACCCCAGCGGCGGCACGCTCGACCGCTGGGGCGAGCTGCGGCGGCAGATCAATGTGCAGATGCAGCAGGTGGCGCAGGCACTGGCAACCGGACAGGCCCTGCCGCCGAGCCGGACGCACGCCGAGCCGCTGAGCATGGTGAAGGCCGGGTAA
- a CDS encoding M20/M25/M40 family metallo-hydrolase has protein sequence MTEPADLTPFILQGTRDLAALVALESVSAQGRMLPETAAAVTRLLEAEGFTVRQYPGQVAPLLVAEAGEGPATLLIYNHYDVQPEAPLDLWNSPPFTLTERDGRLYGRGASDDKGEFVSRLAAVRALRARHGGQLPLRVRWLIEGEEEVGSPSLAAFVEQHAEELKADGCWWEFGGVSEDGRPVISLGLKGIVCLELGCRTADSDLHSSLGAAIDNPLYRLSKAVASLRDDSGRVTIPGFYDGIHPPSSADSQAAAALPDVRGAVQQSYGVRGFLGNADAGEYNRRMNFEPALNINGFHGGYGDAGSKTVLPASGFVKLDFRLVPGQEPERIVKLLRAHLDAQHLSDIEITELESHEHAARTDVAHPFVQAALQAARSSYGSEPVVHPSSGGSGPMYPFMQHLGVACVAMGIGNVGGRVHAPNENIRVRDFESGVAFGVAFLEQLATGR, from the coding sequence ATGACAGAACCCGCTGATCTGACGCCGTTCATCCTGCAGGGAACACGTGATCTGGCCGCACTGGTGGCGCTGGAGTCGGTGAGCGCCCAGGGCCGCATGCTGCCGGAAACAGCTGCCGCCGTGACGCGTCTGCTGGAAGCGGAAGGTTTTACGGTGCGCCAGTATCCCGGACAGGTGGCCCCGCTGCTGGTGGCAGAAGCAGGGGAGGGGCCTGCAACCCTGCTGATCTACAACCATTACGACGTGCAGCCGGAAGCCCCGCTCGATCTGTGGAACAGCCCACCCTTTACCCTGACCGAGCGCGACGGACGGCTCTACGGGCGCGGCGCATCGGACGACAAGGGCGAGTTCGTGTCGAGGTTGGCGGCGGTTCGGGCGCTGCGGGCCAGACACGGCGGCCAGTTGCCCCTGCGGGTGCGCTGGCTGATCGAGGGTGAGGAAGAGGTGGGCAGCCCCAGTCTGGCGGCGTTTGTCGAGCAGCACGCCGAAGAGCTGAAGGCCGATGGCTGCTGGTGGGAATTCGGCGGCGTCAGCGAGGATGGCCGTCCGGTGATTTCGCTGGGGCTGAAGGGCATCGTGTGTCTGGAGTTGGGCTGCCGTACCGCCGATTCCGACCTGCACAGCAGTCTGGGCGCGGCCATCGACAACCCGCTGTACCGCCTGAGTAAAGCTGTCGCGTCGCTGCGAGACGACAGCGGGCGCGTGACGATTCCTGGCTTCTATGACGGCATTCACCCGCCCAGCAGCGCCGATAGCCAGGCGGCGGCCGCGCTGCCCGACGTGCGTGGCGCGGTGCAGCAGAGCTACGGCGTGCGCGGTTTTCTGGGCAATGCCGACGCGGGCGAGTACAACCGCCGCATGAATTTCGAGCCTGCGCTGAACATCAACGGATTTCACGGCGGCTACGGCGATGCCGGAAGCAAGACCGTGCTCCCGGCGAGCGGGTTCGTGAAGCTGGATTTCCGACTGGTGCCGGGGCAGGAGCCAGAGCGCATCGTGAAGCTGCTGCGGGCGCATCTGGACGCCCAGCACCTCTCGGATATCGAGATCACCGAACTGGAGAGCCACGAGCACGCCGCCCGTACCGACGTGGCGCATCCGTTCGTGCAGGCGGCTTTGCAGGCGGCCCGCAGCAGCTACGGTTCCGAGCCGGTGGTGCATCCGTCGAGTGGTGGCAGTGGCCCGATGTACCCGTTCATGCAGCATCTGGGCGTGGCCTGCGTGGCAATGGGTATCGGGAACGTGGGCGGGCGGGTGCATGCCCCCAACGAGAACATCCGTGTGCGCGACTTCGAGAGCGGCGTCGCGTTTGGGGTGGCGTTTCTGGAACAGCTGGCAACCGGACGGTAG
- the ruvC gene encoding crossover junction endodeoxyribonuclease RuvC — protein MIVLGIDPGLANLGIGVVEGDARKARHLHHICLITEAAWIMPRRLNYLHSEVSRLLEEFQPEAVAIEDQILRRQADVAFKVGQAFGVVQLACAQAEVPVFSYGPMQVKQTLVGTGRADKNQVEYMVKASLGIREVFNNHAADALALALTHLAFHAMNSRVAALGGGKGVGARR, from the coding sequence ATGATCGTTCTCGGCATCGACCCTGGCCTTGCCAATCTCGGCATTGGTGTCGTGGAAGGCGACGCCCGCAAAGCCCGGCATCTGCACCATATCTGCCTGATCACCGAGGCCGCCTGGATCATGCCGCGTCGCCTGAATTACCTGCACAGCGAGGTGTCGAGGCTGCTGGAAGAATTTCAGCCGGAAGCCGTCGCCATCGAAGACCAGATTCTGCGGCGACAGGCCGACGTGGCCTTCAAGGTGGGGCAGGCATTCGGCGTGGTGCAGCTCGCCTGTGCTCAGGCCGAGGTGCCGGTCTTCAGTTATGGCCCGATGCAGGTGAAACAGACGCTGGTGGGCACAGGCCGCGCCGACAAGAATCAGGTCGAATACATGGTCAAGGCGAGCCTGGGCATCCGGGAGGTCTTCAACAACCACGCTGCCGACGCCCTGGCGCTGGCCCTGACACATCTGGCCTTTCATGCCATGAACAGCCGGGTCGCAGCGCTGGGCGGGGGAAAGGGCGTCGGAGCGCGGCGCTAG
- a CDS encoding ABC transporter permease, with product MTAAPLAAPPRVVGRSAWAVALRRFRRHKLAMTCLVIIVLLVLMAVFAPFISPHDPNAQDLTGFYAVPSPQFLFGKDDLGRDILSRIIWGSRISLLVGFSVATLSILIGIVMGVLSGFYGGRTDALISRFIELMLSLPTLPLLLVISGLLAATDSPAITAFRTALGAGSSVVIVVAVLSLFGWMGTARLVRGETLRLRNLEYMDAARALGARNGRLMVRHLVPNLLPIVIVQATLDVGGAILTEAALSFLGFGIQPPVSTWGNMLSNAQEVVLQYPWIPFFPA from the coding sequence ATGACTGCTGCTCCGCTGGCCGCGCCGCCGCGTGTGGTGGGCCGCTCTGCCTGGGCGGTGGCGCTACGCCGGTTTCGCAGGCACAAACTCGCCATGACGTGTCTCGTGATCATCGTGCTGCTGGTCCTGATGGCGGTGTTCGCCCCGTTCATCTCGCCGCACGACCCGAACGCCCAGGACCTGACCGGCTTCTACGCCGTGCCCAGCCCGCAGTTTCTGTTCGGCAAGGACGATCTGGGCCGCGATATCCTGTCGCGCATCATCTGGGGCAGCCGGATTTCGCTGCTGGTGGGCTTCAGTGTGGCGACGCTCAGCATTCTGATCGGCATCGTGATGGGCGTGCTGTCGGGCTTTTACGGAGGCCGCACCGACGCGCTCATCAGCCGGTTTATCGAACTGATGCTGTCGCTGCCGACCCTGCCGCTACTGCTGGTCATCAGTGGGCTGCTGGCCGCCACCGACAGCCCGGCGATCACTGCCTTCCGCACGGCGCTGGGAGCCGGTTCCAGTGTGGTGATCGTGGTGGCGGTCCTGTCCCTCTTCGGCTGGATGGGCACAGCCCGGCTGGTGCGCGGCGAGACGCTGCGGCTGCGAAATCTGGAATACATGGACGCCGCCCGCGCCCTGGGAGCCAGAAACGGCCGTCTGATGGTGCGTCATCTGGTGCCGAACCTGCTGCCCATCGTGATCGTGCAGGCGACGCTCGACGTGGGCGGGGCCATCCTGACCGAAGCCGCCCTGAGCTTCCTGGGCTTCGGCATTCAGCCGCCCGTGAGTACCTGGGGCAACATGCTCAGCAACGCGCAGGAAGTGGTGCTCCAGTACCCCTGGATTCCGTTTTTCCCGGCCTGA
- a CDS encoding ABC transporter permease, translating into MATYTFRRILQMIPLLLVISLIIYALTALQPGDPVDQLTQGNSQITPADIARLRAAYGLDQPIFLRYFYWLVQALHGDFGWSRSFSQPAFQYVFQDRLPNTLLLTVPALILALLVAVPLGIYSAVRQYSLPDYVLTFFSFLAFSTPVFWLGPMVLWLFAIYLPQVTNGVISLPPGGLGSPDLDPTTASTWAIIADKIKYLILPLCVLAFREIAVILRFMRANMLEVLSQDYVRTARAKGLTGGVVVYKHALRNAIIPIITLLGLAIPGLFGGAVITETVFSWPGMGRVILEGLVNKDFNVVLAALTFIALLTLIFSLLADLAYAAVDPRIRYD; encoded by the coding sequence ATGGCGACCTACACCTTCCGGCGCATCCTCCAGATGATTCCGCTGCTGCTCGTCATCAGCCTGATCATCTACGCGCTGACCGCTCTGCAACCCGGCGATCCGGTCGATCAGCTCACGCAGGGCAACTCTCAGATCACGCCCGCCGATATCGCCCGCCTGCGTGCCGCTTACGGCCTCGATCAGCCGATCTTCCTGCGCTATTTCTACTGGCTGGTGCAGGCGCTGCACGGCGATTTCGGCTGGTCGCGCAGTTTCAGTCAGCCGGCCTTTCAGTACGTGTTTCAGGACCGACTGCCCAATACCCTGCTGCTCACCGTTCCGGCACTGATCCTGGCGCTGCTGGTGGCGGTGCCGCTGGGCATCTACAGCGCGGTGCGGCAGTATTCGCTGCCCGATTACGTTCTTACCTTCTTCAGCTTTCTGGCCTTCAGCACCCCGGTCTTCTGGCTCGGGCCGATGGTGCTGTGGCTGTTCGCCATCTATCTGCCACAGGTCACGAACGGCGTGATCTCGCTGCCGCCCGGCGGTCTGGGCAGCCCCGATCTCGACCCCACGACGGCATCTACCTGGGCCATCATCGCCGACAAGATCAAATATCTGATTTTGCCGCTGTGCGTGCTGGCCTTCCGTGAAATCGCGGTGATCCTGCGCTTCATGCGGGCCAACATGCTGGAAGTGCTGTCTCAGGACTACGTCAGAACGGCGCGGGCCAAAGGGCTGACAGGCGGCGTGGTGGTCTACAAGCACGCCCTGCGAAACGCCATCATTCCGATCATCACCCTGCTGGGGCTGGCGATTCCGGGGCTGTTCGGCGGCGCGGTCATCACCGAGACGGTGTTCAGCTGGCCGGGCATGGGCCGCGTCATTCTGGAAGGGCTGGTCAACAAGGATTTCAACGTGGTGCTGGCTGCCCTGACCTTTATCGCGCTGCTTACCCTGATCTTCAGCCTGCTGGCCGATCTGGCCTACGCCGCCGTCGATCCCAGGATTCGCTATGACTAG